The following proteins are encoded in a genomic region of Desulfuribacillus stibiiarsenatis:
- a CDS encoding pentapeptide repeat-containing protein translates to MKEEIIESLRSDCSNCFGLCCVGLYFSASEGFPADKKAGQPCVNLETDFRCKIHDLLYGKGYKGCLSFDCFGAGQKVSKLTFKGQSWREHPTLANDMFDALLIITHLHELLWYLAEALHIESISNLQGPITQKIEEIVVLTNLELETLKKIDIMSTRAEVNSILLEVSEHVRTESFSNPYNQSKQEHKQHNKAVPSNRMSSNKIKPGADFIGADLRKYHLRGANLRGFMLIAANLAGVDLAGADLIGVDMRDANLRGADLSRSIFLNQNQINSAKGDKHTKISPLLLRPDYWEQ, encoded by the coding sequence ATGAAGGAAGAAATCATAGAAAGTCTACGTAGCGACTGTTCAAATTGTTTCGGACTATGTTGTGTTGGCCTTTATTTCTCAGCTTCCGAGGGATTCCCTGCAGACAAAAAGGCGGGGCAACCTTGCGTAAATCTTGAAACGGATTTCCGCTGTAAGATACATGACCTTCTATATGGCAAAGGGTACAAAGGTTGCTTATCCTTTGATTGTTTTGGTGCCGGGCAGAAGGTCTCCAAATTGACGTTCAAAGGCCAGTCATGGCGGGAACATCCTACACTAGCTAATGATATGTTTGATGCGCTGCTTATCATCACACATCTTCACGAGCTATTATGGTATTTGGCGGAGGCTCTCCATATAGAATCTATCAGCAATCTTCAAGGGCCCATCACTCAAAAGATAGAAGAGATCGTAGTGTTAACAAATCTAGAATTAGAAACGCTTAAGAAAATTGATATTATGAGCACTCGTGCTGAAGTAAATAGCATTCTACTTGAAGTCAGCGAGCATGTGCGAACTGAATCATTTAGCAATCCTTATAATCAAAGTAAACAGGAACACAAACAACATAATAAAGCTGTGCCAAGTAACAGAATGAGCAGTAACAAGATAAAACCTGGAGCAGATTTCATAGGAGCAGACCTCAGAAAGTATCATCTTAGAGGTGCTAATCTAAGAGGATTTATGCTAATCGCAGCAAATCTAGCTGGTGTAGATTTAGCAGGCGCGGACTTAATAGGTGTTGATATGCGAGATGCCAATTTACGAGGAGCAGATTTGTCTAGGAGTATTTTTCTCAATCAAAACCAAATCAATTCGGCAAAAGGGGATAAACATACGAAGATTTCGCCTTTACTACTCCGCCCTGACTATTGGGAGCAATGA
- a CDS encoding helix-turn-helix transcriptional regulator — MNKEQVIHLLSNKIKLIRTEKGYTQDKMAEILGMSKKTLVQVEKGRADAGWSHVVTLVTLFRNSHILESVLGDSPIEVIETIAHEEMVTPKEKTLGGRVWWKEIESNGEFRLQQNIISQHYRILDRNDFRWYSSFDKDDAYICLNELAEKYKLA, encoded by the coding sequence ATGAACAAAGAACAAGTAATTCATCTCCTCTCAAACAAAATAAAACTCATTCGGACGGAAAAGGGATACACCCAAGACAAGATGGCTGAGATCCTCGGGATGTCGAAGAAAACTCTAGTTCAAGTCGAGAAAGGGAGAGCGGATGCTGGCTGGTCTCATGTTGTAACCCTAGTGACCCTATTTCGTAACAGTCATATACTAGAATCTGTTTTAGGAGATTCGCCGATAGAAGTAATAGAAACGATTGCCCATGAGGAAATGGTAACCCCAAAGGAAAAGACATTAGGTGGTCGAGTTTGGTGGAAAGAGATTGAATCTAATGGAGAGTTTCGTCTCCAGCAGAACATCATAAGCCAGCACTACCGGATATTAGATAGAAACGATTTTCGTTGGTATAGCTCTTTTGATAAAGATGATGCGTATATTTGTCTAAACGAGTTGGCAGAGAAATACAAGTTGGCATAG
- a CDS encoding 4Fe-4S binding protein has translation MRRQVARSMMIFLSFLLFPVTMFYLSPAIIIEGAFHGVITGSFIVFGVLLLTGVIFGRAFCGWLCPGAGLQECCQTVINKTAKGGKLDKIKYFIWIPWLSAIIILLILAGGIHKVNFFYQIPHGISIAEPVAYIIYYFFIGLIVLLAFLAGRRAFCHYVCWMAPFIIIGTKIGKIVRIPQLHLIADKNKCNNCKLCNKKCQMSLHVEQMVQQNNMSHTECILCGECVDGCNRGAIQLTLGTSKTNLLFDEAQKHDQIKY, from the coding sequence ATGAGAAGACAAGTTGCAAGAAGCATGATGATTTTTCTATCGTTTCTTCTATTTCCTGTTACAATGTTTTATCTATCCCCTGCAATCATTATTGAAGGTGCATTTCATGGAGTGATTACAGGGAGTTTTATTGTTTTTGGCGTGTTATTACTAACTGGAGTTATCTTCGGAAGAGCATTCTGTGGATGGTTATGTCCAGGTGCGGGATTACAAGAGTGCTGTCAGACTGTAATTAATAAGACAGCAAAAGGAGGAAAACTTGATAAGATTAAATATTTCATCTGGATACCTTGGTTATCTGCAATTATTATTTTACTAATATTAGCTGGTGGTATCCATAAAGTAAATTTCTTCTATCAAATTCCCCACGGAATATCTATTGCAGAGCCAGTGGCCTATATCATCTATTATTTCTTCATTGGATTAATTGTTTTATTGGCATTTTTAGCTGGGCGAAGGGCATTCTGTCATTATGTATGTTGGATGGCTCCATTTATAATCATAGGAACTAAAATTGGCAAGATAGTAAGAATACCACAACTGCATTTAATAGCTGACAAGAATAAGTGTAATAATTGCAAATTGTGTAATAAGAAGTGTCAGATGAGCTTACACGTAGAGCAGATGGTACAGCAAAATAACATGTCTCATACTGAATGCATTCTATGCGGAGAATGTGTAGATGGGTGCAATCGTGGGGCAATCCAATTAACTTTGGGCACTTCAAAAACTAATCTTTTATTTGATGAAGCGCAAAAGCATGATCAGATTAAATACTAA
- a CDS encoding polysaccharide deacetylase family protein codes for MRKYLIFLLSFLFVLTGVFYTGFKVSSSRTFQLSGELIHKVDTTEKVVALTFDDGPTKNTGEVLDILKALDVKATFFVTGREIEENMDEAKRIVLEEHELGNHSYSHQRMVLKTPSFIEEEIDRTNALIREAGYQGTIHFRPPYGKKLLVLPMVLNNKGIKTIMWDIEPETYPEIAADSKEIIKHVVERIQPGSIILLHVMYESRRESMESIAGIVTELQAQGYAFKTVSELIE; via the coding sequence ATGAGAAAATATTTAATTTTTCTGTTAAGTTTTTTATTTGTTCTCACCGGTGTATTCTACACTGGGTTTAAGGTTAGTAGCTCTAGAACTTTTCAGCTTTCTGGTGAGCTAATACATAAAGTGGATACAACAGAAAAAGTCGTAGCATTAACCTTTGATGATGGTCCAACGAAAAATACGGGAGAAGTTTTGGATATATTAAAAGCGTTAGATGTAAAAGCCACATTTTTTGTCACTGGTAGAGAGATTGAAGAGAATATGGATGAGGCAAAGAGAATCGTGTTAGAAGAGCACGAACTCGGAAACCATTCTTATTCCCACCAACGAATGGTATTGAAAACCCCTTCCTTTATTGAAGAAGAGATTGATAGAACAAACGCATTAATCCGAGAAGCGGGATACCAAGGGACAATACACTTTAGACCACCTTATGGCAAGAAACTGCTTGTATTACCTATGGTGTTAAATAATAAAGGAATTAAAACAATTATGTGGGACATTGAGCCGGAGACCTATCCAGAAATTGCAGCAGACTCAAAAGAAATTATAAAACATGTAGTGGAACGTATCCAACCGGGATCGATTATTCTTTTGCATGTTATGTATGAAAGCAGAAGGGAATCGATGGAATCCATAGCAGGCATTGTTACCGAATTACAAGCACAAGGCTACGCATTCAAAACAGTTTCAGAACTAATAGAATAA